In Mycoplasma sp. Mirounga ES2805-ORL, a single window of DNA contains:
- a CDS encoding ATP synthase F0 subunit B → MRQDLAEKFEKIFPSIWMMLATLIALAITVLILTFLLYKPVKKSIKDRQDLIQKEIDHSIELNKKSDEKLYLANLKLDMAGSEANNIVKNAKVEAEKVIIDYTNKAKTESKRMIDEAKILINKEHQALLEDQRNQIAKAATELSRKILAREVSKKTESELIDEFLKD, encoded by the coding sequence ATGAGACAAGATTTAGCGGAAAAATTTGAGAAAATATTCCCTTCTATTTGAATGATGCTAGCAACATTAATTGCTCTAGCAATAACTGTTTTAATTTTGACTTTCTTATTGTATAAACCAGTAAAAAAATCAATTAAAGATAGACAAGATTTAATCCAAAAAGAAATAGATCATTCAATAGAATTGAATAAAAAATCAGACGAAAAACTTTATTTAGCAAATTTAAAACTAGATATGGCCGGTTCTGAAGCTAACAATATTGTTAAAAATGCTAAAGTAGAAGCTGAAAAAGTAATTATTGATTATACAAATAAGGCTAAAACTGAATCTAAAAGAATGATTGATGAAGCCAAAATTTTAATTAATAAGGAACATCAAGCTCTACTAGAAGACCAAAGAAATCAAATAGCTAAAGCAGCAACGGAACTTTCACGCAAAATTCTCGCAAGAGAAGTTTCTAAAAAGACTGAGAGTGAACTTATAGACGAGTTCCTTAAAGACTAA
- a CDS encoding YdbC family protein, producing the protein MAYKKPTITNKIERELGKISDTASGYIKEFNYVSWNNGEPKYDIRDWSEDHARSSKGITLTLEELKILKALIDKELEDK; encoded by the coding sequence ATGGCTTACAAAAAACCAACAATTACTAATAAAATAGAACGTGAATTAGGAAAAATTTCTGATACAGCAAGTGGTTATATTAAGGAATTTAATTATGTATCATGAAATAATGGTGAACCTAAATATGATATTCGCGATTGAAGCGAAGATCACGCAAGAAGTTCAAAAGGTATTACTTTAACATTAGAAGAATTAAAAATTCTTAAAGCTTTAATTGATAAAGAATTAGAAGATAAATAA
- a CDS encoding thymidine phosphorylase encodes MRTVDILEKKRLKKELSGEEIEFLIKNYVDNKIPDYQISAFLMAVVLNGMTAAETAILAKSMMNSGHVINLSSIPGIKVDKHSTGGVGDKTTLSVAPIVAACGVPVAKMSGRGLGHTGGTLDKLESIPGFNVFLSEEEFIKQVKEHGISIIGQTNQIVPADKKLYALRDVTSTVQSIPLIASSIMSKKLATGSNAILLDVKCGSGAFMENIDQARDLAKTMINIGKELNVNVIAEITNMNRPIGREIGNKNEVLEAIRVLKNQGTPDFDELVYSSCATMLVQANKVKNHDEGLIKVKEVIENGKALEKFYELVKLQGGDVQKLKDPKFWNPNYKLEVISNDDGYIEIFNALTFGLVAMKLGAGRKTKEESLDFEAGITINKKTNEEVKKGDLLFTLYSSNPIDKELIKELETAYRFNKKPIENKIILDTLN; translated from the coding sequence ATGAGAACAGTAGACATATTGGAGAAAAAAAGATTAAAAAAAGAACTTTCGGGTGAAGAAATCGAATTTTTAATCAAAAATTATGTTGATAATAAAATTCCTGACTATCAAATATCTGCATTTTTAATGGCAGTTGTTTTAAATGGCATGACTGCGGCAGAGACTGCTATTTTAGCTAAGTCAATGATGAATTCTGGACATGTTATTAATTTATCTTCTATTCCAGGTATTAAAGTGGATAAACACTCAACAGGTGGTGTTGGTGATAAAACAACATTATCAGTTGCGCCTATTGTAGCAGCTTGCGGAGTACCTGTTGCTAAAATGTCAGGACGTGGTTTAGGTCACACTGGCGGGACACTAGATAAACTTGAATCTATACCAGGATTTAATGTATTTTTAAGTGAAGAGGAGTTTATTAAACAAGTTAAAGAACATGGTATTTCAATTATTGGACAAACAAATCAAATTGTTCCAGCTGATAAAAAACTTTATGCTTTAAGAGACGTAACATCAACAGTTCAATCTATACCATTAATTGCTTCAAGCATCATGTCTAAAAAACTAGCTACAGGTTCTAATGCTATTTTATTAGATGTTAAATGTGGTAGTGGAGCATTCATGGAAAATATTGATCAAGCTAGAGATTTAGCTAAGACTATGATTAATATTGGTAAGGAATTAAATGTTAATGTTATTGCTGAAATAACAAATATGAATCGTCCAATTGGTCGTGAAATTGGTAATAAAAATGAGGTTTTGGAAGCTATTAGAGTTTTAAAAAATCAAGGAACACCGGATTTTGATGAGTTAGTTTACTCTTCATGTGCAACAATGCTTGTTCAAGCTAACAAAGTTAAAAACCATGACGAAGGACTTATAAAAGTTAAAGAAGTTATAGAAAATGGTAAAGCATTAGAAAAGTTTTATGAATTAGTAAAACTTCAAGGCGGAGATGTTCAAAAATTAAAAGATCCTAAATTTTGAAATCCTAATTATAAATTAGAAGTTATTAGTAATGATGATGGATATATTGAAATTTTTAATGCTCTTACTTTTGGGTTAGTTGCAATGAAATTAGGAGCAGGACGTAAAACAAAAGAAGAATCTCTTGACTTTGAAGCCGGCATAACAATTAACAAAAAGACTAATGAAGAAGTTAAAAAAGGAGATTTATTATTTACATTATATTCATCAAATCCTATTGATAAAGAATTAATTAAAGAACTAGAAACTGCTTACAGATTCAATAAAAAACCTATTGAAAATAAAATTATATTAGACACTTTAAATTAA
- the ffh gene encoding signal recognition particle protein produces MLNFLEHRFQKSIEKMKKKTEVHEEDILEVTRDIKMALLEADVNLKVVKEFVANVKQKALESHLVGSLNASQQMIKIVHEELVDILGCEVKEININKKPYIIMMSGLQGSGKTTAAAKLAFYLRKKKFVEKPLLVAGDIYRPAAVQQLVTLAKSIQVDFFEKGTNVSAQQIVEEALKEAHNNKNDLIIIDTAGRLAIDEKLMDELFDLKKIANPQEIFFVADALSGQDIINVAKAFNDKLSLTGSIITKLDSDARGGAALSISKVLSLPIRFIGTGEKVSNLDLFYPDRMADRILGMGDVMSLIEKAEEVIDPKKANNMVAKIMKGDFTLDDLMDNLAQIKKMGKMSKLLKMIPGLSKKISEDKIIEAEEKMRTYEILISSMTKRERNNPKLLKQASRKNRIIQGSGRNAFEYNRLLNDFDSMSKNMNEMSKKLKSGNLGDLTKFGFGGGSGF; encoded by the coding sequence ATGTTAAATTTTTTAGAACATAGATTTCAAAAATCAATAGAAAAAATGAAAAAGAAAACTGAAGTCCATGAAGAAGATATTTTAGAAGTCACAAGAGATATTAAAATGGCATTACTCGAGGCCGATGTTAACTTAAAAGTTGTTAAGGAATTTGTTGCAAATGTTAAGCAAAAAGCACTTGAGAGCCATTTAGTAGGTTCATTAAACGCAAGTCAACAAATGATAAAAATTGTTCATGAAGAGTTAGTGGATATCTTAGGCTGTGAGGTTAAGGAAATAAATATAAATAAAAAACCTTACATAATTATGATGTCAGGTTTACAAGGTTCTGGTAAAACTACTGCCGCTGCTAAGCTTGCATTTTATTTAAGGAAAAAGAAATTTGTAGAGAAACCTTTACTAGTTGCAGGAGATATTTATCGTCCAGCTGCAGTTCAACAGTTGGTTACACTAGCCAAAAGTATTCAAGTTGATTTTTTTGAAAAAGGAACCAACGTTAGCGCTCAACAAATTGTTGAAGAGGCCTTAAAAGAAGCGCATAATAATAAAAATGATCTAATAATTATTGATACTGCAGGTCGTTTAGCAATTGATGAAAAGTTGATGGATGAATTATTCGATCTTAAAAAAATAGCTAATCCTCAAGAAATATTTTTTGTTGCTGATGCACTTAGTGGTCAAGACATTATTAATGTAGCAAAAGCATTTAATGATAAATTAAGTTTAACAGGAAGCATAATTACTAAGTTGGACTCAGATGCTCGTGGTGGTGCAGCATTAAGTATTTCTAAGGTTTTATCATTGCCGATTAGATTTATAGGTACTGGTGAAAAGGTATCTAATTTGGATCTTTTCTATCCAGATAGAATGGCTGATAGAATTTTAGGAATGGGCGATGTTATGAGCCTGATTGAAAAAGCTGAAGAAGTAATCGATCCTAAAAAAGCGAATAATATGGTTGCTAAAATAATGAAAGGCGATTTCACTTTAGATGATTTAATGGATAATTTAGCACAAATTAAAAAAATGGGCAAAATGTCTAAATTACTTAAAATGATTCCTGGTTTATCAAAAAAAATAAGTGAAGATAAAATAATTGAAGCAGAAGAAAAAATGAGAACTTATGAAATATTAATTTCTTCTATGACTAAACGTGAAAGAAATAATCCCAAACTTTTAAAACAAGCATCTAGAAAAAATAGAATAATTCAAGGTAGTGGTCGAAATGCTTTTGAATACAATAGATTGCTAAATGACTTTGATTCAATGTCTAAAAACATGAATGAAATGTCTAAGAAACTAAAGAGTGGTAATTTGGGAGATTTAACTAAATTTGGTTTTGGTGGCGGAAGTGGTTTCTAA
- a CDS encoding F0F1 ATP synthase subunit A: protein MEKISKHLFDWNQPQLFSLIVTITIILVVSLIIFFKVKKQDPSKAPSGILLVAQGYVSIIDKTYYESTEGKIKGGRIYIFALTTFLLVGNMVGLLGLEPIVTSYSIAFTLALISWLGIFVVGLIYKKISFFKKYLNPIDLVGQVAPLISLSFRIFGNIIGGGTIVYLVYTLFGWLWTLLPGNGESFFWFAPIVTPFLHMYFDIFGAVIQALVFTSLTTVYWANEAEIQDKKNKDSKETKAKIINPNKNIY, encoded by the coding sequence ATGGAAAAGATTAGTAAACATTTATTCGATTGAAATCAACCACAATTATTTTCATTAATAGTAACAATTACTATCATTCTAGTTGTTTCATTAATTATCTTTTTCAAAGTTAAAAAACAAGACCCTTCCAAAGCACCATCAGGCATTCTTCTGGTTGCTCAAGGGTATGTTTCAATAATTGATAAAACCTATTATGAATCTACAGAAGGTAAAATAAAGGGCGGAAGAATATATATATTCGCTTTAACTACTTTTTTACTAGTTGGAAATATGGTTGGTCTTTTAGGTTTAGAACCAATTGTAACTTCATATAGTATAGCATTTACATTAGCATTAATATCATGACTAGGAATATTTGTTGTAGGTCTAATATATAAGAAAATCAGCTTTTTTAAAAAGTACTTAAACCCAATTGATTTAGTCGGGCAAGTAGCACCCTTGATTTCACTTAGTTTCCGTATTTTCGGAAACATTATTGGTGGAGGAACAATCGTCTATTTAGTATATACACTATTTGGATGACTATGAACACTGCTACCAGGTAATGGGGAATCTTTCTTCTGATTTGCACCAATAGTAACACCATTCTTACACATGTATTTCGATATTTTTGGAGCAGTTATTCAAGCTCTTGTGTTCACATCTCTTACAACTGTATATTGAGCAAATGAAGCAGAAATACAAGATAAAAAAAATAAAGATAGTAAAGAAACAAAAGCAAAAATTATTAACCCAAACAAAAATATATATTAA
- the atpH gene encoding ATP synthase F1 subunit delta — protein sequence MYSKANAESYALALFELSKESNNVLQMHKLASGLFNAIKNEYKLINIISNTEISKEKRFIYIEKIFNDIKDSELLVKFIKILIEQNLTHILNRILIQFLKLSNEELHIKYAKIYTAFELSSTKLEKIKQKLEKKFNCKIDLHHIIKKELISGFRIEIESLIIENSIDSDLKKLEFLITKKEL from the coding sequence ATGTACTCAAAAGCTAATGCAGAAAGTTATGCTCTAGCACTATTTGAATTATCAAAAGAAAGTAATAATGTTTTACAAATGCATAAACTAGCTAGCGGTTTGTTTAACGCTATTAAAAACGAATATAAATTAATAAATATTATTTCTAATACAGAAATAAGTAAAGAAAAACGTTTCATATATATTGAAAAAATATTTAATGATATTAAAGATTCTGAATTATTAGTCAAATTTATCAAAATTTTAATTGAACAAAATTTAACTCACATCCTTAATAGAATATTGATTCAATTCTTGAAACTATCAAATGAAGAATTACATATTAAATATGCCAAAATTTACACAGCTTTTGAATTAAGCTCAACTAAATTAGAAAAAATTAAACAAAAACTTGAAAAAAAATTTAACTGTAAGATCGATCTTCATCACATTATTAAAAAAGAATTAATTTCTGGTTTCAGAATTGAAATTGAAAGTTTAATTATTGAAAACTCTATAGATTCTGATTTAAAAAAACTTGAATTTTTAATTACAAAAAAGGAGCTTTAG
- a CDS encoding TrkA family potassium uptake protein — MKRKIEDICVIGAGRFGSAVIEQLAKEGSNILIIDKNEELLKNFGDVAKKIAVADAAEIKTLKALNVEAMDSVVVSVPDNIEIIAALLELNIKNIIARATSERHARVLKKIGVNVIIRPEFEAGVRTAILATNSNFIKYSKNLQEIGDNFVMGTSKISNPNLVDKPIKDLDFVNWGITLVLVKRGIEMILPNGLTILRKDDLVTIIGKVSNVTNAMGKFNEE; from the coding sequence ATGAAAAGAAAGATTGAAGATATTTGTGTAATTGGAGCTGGAAGATTTGGCTCAGCAGTTATTGAACAACTTGCAAAAGAAGGTTCAAACATTTTAATTATTGATAAAAATGAGGAGTTATTAAAAAACTTTGGTGACGTTGCCAAAAAAATCGCTGTAGCTGATGCAGCTGAAATTAAAACACTAAAAGCTTTAAATGTAGAAGCTATGGATTCTGTTGTTGTTTCTGTTCCAGACAATATAGAAATTATTGCCGCTTTATTAGAATTAAATATTAAAAATATTATTGCTCGCGCTACAAGTGAGAGACATGCGAGAGTTTTAAAAAAAATAGGTGTTAACGTAATTATAAGACCTGAATTTGAAGCTGGAGTACGAACTGCCATACTCGCAACTAATTCGAACTTCATTAAATACTCAAAAAATTTACAAGAAATTGGTGATAATTTTGTTATGGGAACTAGTAAAATATCAAATCCAAATTTGGTAGATAAACCTATTAAGGATCTAGATTTTGTTAATTGAGGAATAACATTAGTATTGGTTAAACGTGGAATTGAAATGATTTTACCTAATGGTTTAACTATTTTGAGAAAAGATGATTTAGTTACAATAATAGGAAAAGTATCTAATGTAACTAATGCAATGGGTAAATTTAATGAGGAATAA
- a CDS encoding TrkH family potassium uptake protein, producing MKLSFNKFKNWIKGISKVKYIFLIYFIIVLLASLLLWTPMTQTGNNYVKYSDAFFITASSFSDTGLVTLDTYNTWNWFGQAVIAILIFIGGLGIFALKIFIINVIFMKRKTSMSDLQLVGHERAGRDDNSTKKIIRDSIGLLLIIFILFSIALSIYFYNVDPKEISSDSSITGKYISPKGDWGTSFRYGIFHCISALNNAGFDIIGENSLMPYYHNIGLQVMFLILFIIGGVGYPAIHDFLNWIRFKVKNGRRPYRWKLFTKISVSTYLIVTVIGFTLILGFELGKNNIDSFWHQTKYGGNGAYKIWALIFTTFSSRSAGFATIPMNNLSGGSIFILTALMFIGAAPASTGGGIRTTTFGILIISIFSKMIGHPSVRAFKRKVDDEIVKMSALVFIISIIIISIIAFISISSLQSYAGDVDDTKLGFLEIMFEASSAFGTTGLSTGVTKGLNVASKIAFAILMFIGQFGISSTILFWGNKRNYSYTYDYIAEDIAIG from the coding sequence TTGAAATTATCATTCAACAAATTTAAAAATTGAATTAAAGGTATTTCAAAGGTAAAATACATATTTTTAATTTACTTCATTATTGTTCTCTTAGCATCATTATTATTGTGAACACCAATGACTCAAACTGGTAACAACTATGTCAAGTATTCTGATGCTTTCTTCATAACTGCAAGTTCTTTTAGTGATACTGGTTTAGTCACATTAGATACATATAATACATGGAATTGGTTTGGTCAAGCGGTAATTGCTATACTTATATTTATAGGTGGCCTAGGAATTTTTGCTCTAAAGATCTTTATTATTAATGTTATTTTCATGAAAAGAAAAACCAGCATGAGTGATTTGCAACTTGTGGGCCATGAAAGAGCCGGGAGAGATGATAATTCAACTAAAAAAATTATTAGAGACTCAATAGGGCTTTTATTAATAATATTCATATTATTTTCAATTGCTTTAAGTATTTATTTCTATAATGTTGATCCTAAAGAAATTAGTTCAGATTCATCAATTACCGGTAAATATATTTCACCTAAAGGAGATTGGGGAACAAGTTTTAGGTATGGTATTTTTCACTGCATAAGCGCTTTAAATAATGCGGGCTTTGACATAATAGGTGAAAATTCATTAATGCCTTATTACCACAATATAGGTTTGCAAGTTATGTTCTTAATCCTCTTTATAATCGGTGGTGTTGGTTATCCAGCAATTCATGACTTTCTAAACTGAATTCGTTTCAAAGTAAAAAATGGGCGCAGACCTTATCGTTGAAAATTATTTACTAAAATAAGCGTTTCAACATATTTAATTGTTACGGTGATTGGTTTTACTTTGATTTTAGGATTTGAGTTAGGAAAAAATAATATTGATAGTTTTTGACATCAAACAAAATATGGAGGAAATGGAGCTTATAAAATTTGAGCTTTGATATTTACAACATTTAGCTCAAGAAGTGCTGGCTTTGCAACAATACCAATGAATAACTTGTCTGGTGGCTCAATATTTATATTAACTGCCTTGATGTTTATAGGTGCTGCTCCTGCCTCAACGGGTGGTGGAATAAGAACTACTACTTTCGGAATTTTAATCATCTCAATTTTTTCAAAAATGATTGGACATCCAAGTGTTAGAGCTTTCAAAAGAAAAGTAGATGATGAAATCGTTAAGATGAGTGCTTTAGTATTTATTATAAGTATTATCATAATTTCAATAATTGCATTTATATCTATTTCTAGTCTCCAATCATATGCAGGAGATGTTGATGACACAAAATTAGGTTTTCTAGAAATCATGTTTGAAGCTTCATCTGCCTTCGGAACAACAGGATTATCCACTGGCGTTACTAAAGGATTAAATGTTGCAAGCAAAATTGCTTTTGCAATATTAATGTTTATAGGTCAATTTGGAATTAGCAGTACTATTCTTTTTTGAGGTAATAAACGTAATTATTCATACACATACGACTATATAGCTGAGGATATAGCAATTGGATAG
- the atpE gene encoding ATP synthase F0 subunit C, with protein MAADANTYKAGLVAIGIGITMLGAVGTGLGQGYAAGKAAEAVGRNPEAASKIRLMMLIGQGVAESAAIYSLVISILLLFVY; from the coding sequence ATGGCAGCAGACGCAAATACATACAAAGCAGGATTAGTAGCAATTGGTATTGGTATAACAATGCTAGGTGCTGTAGGTACAGGTTTAGGACAAGGTTATGCGGCGGGTAAAGCAGCAGAAGCAGTAGGGCGCAATCCTGAAGCAGCAAGTAAAATTCGTTTAATGATGTTGATCGGACAAGGTGTTGCTGAATCAGCAGCTATTTATTCATTAGTTATTTCAATTTTATTACTTTTCGTATACTAA
- the atpA gene encoding F0F1 ATP synthase subunit alpha: protein MSNIHDICAIIKERIRNFDAQKIDCSEVGKVITIGDGIALVSGLNNAKNGEIIVFDNDTYGLVLNLEEEVVGIGLFGNANSIKEGDECHRSGEIISINVGDELIGRVVNSLGQPIDGKGPIKSTNKREIFKVAPGVMTRKEVNQALETGIIAIDSMIPIGKGQRELIIGDRQTGKTAIAIDTIINQKGKNVKCIYVAIGQKNSTVAQIVNKLEETGAMKYTTVLVSGASELAPQQYIAPYAGVTIAEEWMSKGEDVLIVYDDLSKHAVAYRTLSLLLRRPPGREAYPGDVFYLHSKLLERAARVTQDFGGGSITALPIIETQQGDISAYIPTNVISITDGQIFTRENLFNSGQRPAVDVGFSVSRVGSAAQFKTMKEVSSSLKLELAQYNEMLAFAQFGSDLDDLTKSILAHGAKVYEILKQEQFKSIDQISQSAILLGVKEKIINPLPQNTMKKYRDNIIKYFNEDKKGIELSKQIVKDNYKFNDQTKLEMIKAIVNIVKSIISSLAHYNESEYFPIPEKYRNLN, encoded by the coding sequence ATGTCAAATATTCATGATATATGCGCAATAATTAAAGAACGAATAAGAAACTTTGATGCGCAAAAAATAGATTGTTCAGAAGTAGGTAAAGTAATTACTATAGGAGATGGTATTGCCTTAGTTTCTGGTTTAAATAATGCTAAAAATGGGGAAATTATTGTTTTTGACAATGACACCTATGGTTTAGTTCTAAACTTAGAAGAAGAGGTAGTTGGTATTGGTCTTTTTGGTAATGCTAATTCTATTAAAGAAGGTGATGAGTGTCATAGAAGTGGCGAAATTATTTCAATTAACGTTGGTGATGAGCTGATTGGTAGAGTTGTTAATTCTCTTGGACAGCCAATAGATGGTAAAGGTCCTATCAAATCAACTAATAAACGTGAAATATTTAAAGTGGCTCCCGGAGTTATGACTCGGAAAGAAGTAAATCAGGCTCTAGAAACAGGTATTATCGCAATAGATTCAATGATACCTATTGGTAAAGGTCAACGTGAATTAATTATCGGTGACCGTCAAACTGGTAAAACAGCTATTGCAATAGATACTATAATTAATCAAAAAGGAAAAAATGTTAAATGTATCTATGTAGCAATTGGACAAAAAAATTCAACAGTTGCTCAGATTGTTAACAAACTAGAAGAAACAGGCGCAATGAAATACACAACAGTATTAGTTTCAGGAGCAAGTGAATTAGCGCCTCAACAATATATAGCTCCTTATGCTGGAGTTACAATTGCTGAAGAATGAATGTCAAAAGGTGAGGATGTATTGATAGTTTATGATGATTTATCAAAACATGCTGTTGCGTATAGAACACTTTCTTTATTATTAAGAAGACCACCGGGACGTGAAGCTTACCCAGGGGATGTTTTCTATTTACACTCAAAACTTCTAGAAAGAGCTGCGCGTGTTACTCAAGATTTTGGTGGAGGTTCAATTACAGCATTGCCAATTATTGAAACTCAACAAGGCGATATTTCAGCTTATATTCCAACAAATGTTATTTCAATAACCGATGGTCAAATTTTTACTAGAGAAAACTTGTTTAACTCAGGACAAAGACCTGCTGTTGATGTTGGATTTAGCGTTAGTCGTGTAGGTTCAGCTGCTCAATTTAAAACTATGAAAGAAGTTTCATCTTCATTAAAACTTGAATTAGCTCAATATAATGAAATGTTAGCTTTTGCCCAATTTGGTTCAGACTTAGATGACTTAACAAAAAGCATTTTAGCTCATGGAGCAAAAGTTTATGAAATTCTTAAACAAGAACAATTTAAATCTATTGATCAAATTTCACAATCAGCAATTCTTCTAGGTGTTAAGGAAAAAATCATTAATCCTCTTCCACAAAACACAATGAAAAAATACCGTGACAATATTATTAAATACTTTAATGAAGATAAAAAAGGTATTGAGTTATCAAAACAAATCGTTAAAGATAATTATAAATTTAATGATCAAACAAAATTAGAAATGATTAAAGCTATTGTTAATATTGTTAAATCAATTATTTCATCTTTGGCTCACTATAATGAAAGTGAATATTTTCCTATCCCGGAAAAATATAGAAACCTAAATTAA
- a CDS encoding GNAT family N-acetyltransferase produces MKLILANDKMKASILKFIYKEPLFNLFLIGDIETYGLNTDFMSTYVNEGDEIKVVVLKYNTTLLFYDPNELITEADLREIIKLHKIKNIHISEINFLRFKVIFDEDKKKYSIHEQFISKLDKKYDGDISLVSKSTISDCEAIVKSRLLIDEFEGFRGSYKDELASYKRQLQNPNLVSFIVKKDELVVAHSAISITTNEAAMIGGVFTLNEYRKNGYATQTTAALANWILDKNLMPILFFHNQKAGSIYHKIGFKDFGKVYTIVVN; encoded by the coding sequence ATGAAATTAATTTTAGCAAACGATAAGATGAAGGCTAGTATATTGAAATTCATATATAAGGAGCCTTTATTTAATCTTTTTTTAATAGGGGATATTGAAACATATGGTTTAAATACTGATTTTATGTCCACTTATGTAAATGAAGGTGATGAAATAAAAGTTGTAGTTCTTAAATATAACACTACATTACTTTTTTATGACCCTAATGAACTAATAACTGAAGCCGATTTAAGAGAAATAATTAAATTGCACAAAATTAAAAATATTCATATCTCAGAAATTAATTTTTTAAGGTTTAAAGTTATTTTTGATGAAGATAAGAAAAAATATTCAATTCATGAACAATTTATCTCAAAATTAGATAAAAAATATGATGGTGATATTTCATTAGTTTCTAAAAGCACAATTTCTGATTGCGAAGCTATTGTGAAATCTAGATTATTAATTGACGAGTTCGAGGGATTTAGAGGTTCATATAAAGATGAATTAGCTAGTTATAAGAGACAATTACAAAACCCTAATTTAGTATCTTTTATCGTTAAGAAAGATGAATTAGTTGTAGCTCATTCAGCAATTTCCATCACAACCAATGAAGCTGCAATGATAGGTGGAGTTTTTACTCTTAATGAGTATAGAAAAAATGGTTATGCGACACAAACAACAGCTGCGTTAGCGAATTGAATATTAGATAAAAATCTAATGCCTATTTTATTTTTCCATAATCAAAAAGCTGGATCTATTTACCATAAAATAGGTTTTAAAGATTTTGGAAAAGTATATACAATTGTTGTTAATTAA
- the deoD gene encoding purine-nucleoside phosphorylase encodes MTPHINAKKEDIAKTVLMPGDPLRAKYIAETFLDPGFKKVNSIRNMFMFTGTYKGKPVTIAGSGMGCPSIGIYSYELFKFYDVDRIIRVGSTGAYTKEAKLFETVLVKDAYADSSTFRKLVLGKDEKVALPSSKLNQSIEKASKEHNINIKIARTHSSDAFYSIVPLEQRIKESDAYCVEMESFALFTNAEVLNKEAACLLTVSDNLVTHEETTPEQREKAFNDMIKLALTQVK; translated from the coding sequence ATGACACCACATATAAATGCTAAAAAAGAAGATATAGCTAAAACAGTTTTGATGCCAGGAGACCCACTTAGAGCTAAATATATAGCCGAAACTTTTTTAGATCCAGGATTTAAAAAAGTTAACTCAATTAGAAATATGTTCATGTTTACAGGTACATATAAAGGAAAACCTGTAACAATTGCTGGCTCAGGTATGGGTTGCCCTTCAATTGGTATATATTCATATGAATTATTCAAATTCTATGATGTAGATAGAATTATTAGAGTAGGCTCAACAGGAGCTTACACAAAGGAAGCTAAATTGTTTGAAACAGTTTTAGTTAAGGATGCATATGCAGACAGCTCAACATTTAGAAAATTGGTTCTTGGAAAAGATGAAAAAGTCGCTTTACCAAGTTCTAAATTAAACCAATCTATTGAAAAAGCAAGCAAGGAACATAATATCAATATTAAAATTGCAAGAACTCATTCAAGTGATGCATTTTACTCAATTGTTCCTTTGGAACAAAGAATTAAAGAGAGCGATGCATATTGTGTTGAAATGGAAAGTTTTGCTTTATTCACAAATGCTGAAGTTCTTAATAAAGAAGCAGCTTGTTTACTAACTGTTTCTGATAACTTAGTTACACATGAAGAAACAACTCCAGAACAAAGAGAAAAAGCATTTAATGACATGATTAAATTAGCTTTAACACAGGTGAAATAA